From Peromyscus maniculatus bairdii isolate BWxNUB_F1_BW_parent chromosome 8, HU_Pman_BW_mat_3.1, whole genome shotgun sequence, a single genomic window includes:
- the Dnase1 gene encoding deoxyribonuclease-1 has protein sequence MRCTVPMGVLFTLVSLLELAVTLRIAAFNIRTFGETKMSNATISSYIVKILSRYDIAVVQEVRDSHLVATGKLLDELNRDKPDTYRYVVSEPLGRSSYKEQYLFLYRPDQVSVLDSYYYDDGCEPCGNDTFSREPAIVKFFSPFTEVREFAIVPLHAAPTDAVTEIDALYDVYLDVQKKWDLEDVILMGDFNAGCSYVSSTQWSSIRLRTSPAFQWLIPDSADTTVTSTHCAYDRIVVAGALLQSAVVPNSVGPFDFQAAFGLSKQLAEAISDHYPVEMTLK, from the exons ATGCGATGCACAGTGCCGATGGGGGTATTGTTCACCCTGGTCAGCCTGCTGGAGCTGGCTGTGACTCTGAGAATCGCAGCCTTCAACATCCGGACTTTCGGGGAGACTAAGATGTCCAATGCCACCATCTCTAGCTACATTGTGAAA ATCCTGAGTCGCTATGATATCGCCGTTGTCCAAGAGGTCAGAGACAGCCACCTGGTGGCCACTGGGAAGCTACTGGATGAACTCAATCG GGACAAACCTGACACCTATCGCTATGTGGTCAGTGAGCCTCTGGGCCGCAGCAGCTACAAGGAGCAGTACCTTTTCTTGTACAG GCCCGACCAGGTGTCTGTTCTGGACAGCTATTACTATGATGATGGCTGTGAGCCCTGCGGAAATGACACCTTCAGCCGAGAGCCGGCCATTGTTAAGTTCTTTTCCCCTTTCACTG aggtcagagagtTTGCGATAGTGCCCTTGCACGCAGCCCCAACAGATGCTGTGACTGAGATTGACGCCCTCTATGATGTTTACCTGGATGTCCAAAAAAAGTGGGACCTGGAG GACGTCATACTGATGGGGGATTTCAATGCTGGCTGCAGCTACGTCAGCTCCACCCAGTGGTCTTCCATCCGCCTCCGGACGAGCCCCGCCTTCCAGTGGCTGATCCCCGACAGTGCTGACACCACGGTCACGTCCACACACTGTGCCTATGACAG GATTGTGGTTGCTGGCGCTCTGCTCCAGAGTGCCGTTGTTCCCAACTCAGTTGGTCCCTTTGACTTCCAAGCAGCATTCGGACTCAGCAAGCAGCTG GCGGAAGCCATCAGTGACCACTACCCAGTGGAGATGACCCTCAAGTGA